The stretch of DNA CCGACCGCCACTGCCGGAACTCTTCTCAGGCATGAACCGGCCGGCGTTGCCGTCCTTGCTGTCAAGCCAATGCGACCTGGCTTCGCCTTCCTCGACGATACTCGACTTGGACTTGGATTTGGACTCCTTGGCCAAGGCCCTCTTGTCCTCTTCGATCACACGAATCGGGTACAGGTCCGGCGAAATCGACAAGGGGCTCCTGAGAGTAACATAGGCCTTCTTGTAGTCGGGTTTCGCGATCAACAAGCcgcctctcttcttcttcttgccctCCCTGTTTAGGGTTCTGACCTTGTCGACCTCAAACCCGTAAAGAGACTCCAAAACCCTCTTGATTTCAATCTGCAGAGCAAGTCCCGTGAATAGCCATGATCGAATGAATATATgaacacacatatatagatgCGATGTTTTTACCTTGGAAGCAGAAGGGATTGTTTTGAGGGCGATTTCTGTGATGTTGGTGAAAGATGTGGGCATGAGAAGCTTGATTGGGAGATTTGCAAACTGGACTACTCTTCTCCCTAATCTGCTTCCCATCTTTTACTCTCttattctctccctctctctactTGATTGAtcctcttcgtcttcttctttctttccctctctctttctcctgcGTTGTTGCCGTGGAAAATGACTGCTGCTAAAACCCTGCAATGCAATGCAACCCAATGAGGACTGATGAATGCTGATGACGAGAGTACGCTGCCATGTTTGGGGGTACCACAGGTCCAGAGTGGATGCGCTTGACGGCCCAATTGGGTCCTTCATTGGATATCGCAATGGGCCTTGTATAAATAATTGTCTCTTTTGTCAAGTCTCCTCGTGAATGAACCTCATCTAATATGGCCTTATAAGCTCACTTTGTCATTCATTATTCACAAGGGATTACCCTCCCTTGCGAGGCGCTAACGCtcagttttttaattttattaaagaaaataaattgtaagACGTATCTCGAAAAGACTAACATTTAAACTCACAACTAACTAGATAAAATTGGCATATCATGACCTCTCCTTTGTTATTTGAGGTATGTCCCGAGCAGGGCCGGCCCTATACTTAAGCCATGTATGCCATGACATTAGGCCCCCAAAATTATAAGatcccaaattttaaaattttataatatttatgtatatattttttatttttaataattaatattttattaaaaaaattaacttccCTTtactattttctaatttttaaccGTTATTGTAGTGTTCCAAAATCCTAATATCCCATAAAACCCACTTTCCCTTCCCAATATCTCatgaatgtataatttttttgttggcACTGATATTCTTaaagttttaagaaaaattagttttgtttttctttgtttattattgtaagttgtttggcttttttttttttcttatatttgagacatcatattttagttgaaaatttattatcattaagagattattatattttataattgattggattttatttttttatttaataaaataataaaatatttatgtaaaaaagtgtattatttattttttttataaaaaaattaatactcgaGACCTCAAAAAATCCTTTCGCCTATGGCCCCCAACTCTGTTGGGCCGGCTTTGGTCCCGAGGACATATATTGATAACTTTTGATAAGTTAGGTGGTAACATCATcgatttattaatataaataaatccatttaatgagtatcttttcttttcttttgtattaataacaaaatttgtaaGGTTTAAATGAATTcagtataatttattaatgtaaataaatttatttaatgattcTCATTTCACTTTCCCTATTTTTGTTATTGGAAGGAAATTGAAaggtttaaaaaattcaatagaatttgtttaatttattaatgtaaattaatttatattacgagtgttatttcatttgtttgaatgaatttgtaaagtttaaataaattgtatgggatttttaagcttttttttgtaattaatgaGATCCTTTCactaaaaaatgtgaaaaacatTAAAGATATTAAAGGATGTTCAATTTATAGATCAaataatgagaaagaaaaaaaactaaggttgcgttctctttactgtttttaaattatttttagtttttaattttttaaaataatgaaaacgcgttctctttcttgtttttagaaatatatttttgaaaataaaaaaaaattgtaaagaaaactaaaaacaacaaaaagttgttttgggtgttttcatacaaaacaaactcaaaacatatttatttattcatattttattattgtaatgggaaaaatattataaaattcattaactttaaaatgtatatatattttttaataatatattaacattaaatatttataatttacttaataatcaaatttattgaataaaatattattaaaaaaatattttcaaaatttcaaagaaaacgcattttctaattttctattttgaaaaataattttttaaaatgacaaagagaacgcgttttcaattttctaaaaattaattaccaaaatagaaaattaaaaatgaattcaaaactcaaaactgaaaattaaaaagtaaagaaaacgcAACCTAATTATTTGaccattcaaaattttaaattattaagttGAACCTTACAGGTTGGCTATTCAAATCTACGATGTATATcaaatgtagaataattaatatacacCAAGAGTTTTAGTAGTTTATATCATTTGTACAAATATCACTTTTGATTTGGAAATAGTTTTGAAGGTCATCATAGTTTATTTTTCATgctaaaaaatatcttttatcattaatttggttactcaaaattcaaactaatttaaattaagttgaTTAGGTATTAATTAGCTtaaattaagttatttaaattattaattaagttaaattaaaactaactaAAGTAAACATTAAAAACGAAAGAGATGTAGTTGACTAGATTATGATTTTTTCAAATGGCGGTAGGGACAATGTGTTTTCTACCTAGAACCATCATTTTCAATACATGATTCCCAATAATCGTGTTATAGATTATATGTTTTTTTGACTAAACTATTGTTTCCAACTTGAAAACAATGTTTTCATTAGAAAACACATCAGTTTTTATGGCATCCCTCGAAACAATCCATTGAAGGGAGAAGGAGCAAAGACAGgcgaaaaagaaagatggagagatggatcttttttgtttttatagtaATTGAGACAAATTAAGCAAATACAAAAGACTCTGGGATGGTCGTTAAAGGCGAAGCAAAGCAATGGTTGGCAATGGTTAGGGTTTTTAGAGATAAGGACATGGGTAGaggtaaaaaatgaaaatgaagccAACAGTGATCACTAGTAAGTAAAAAAGGTGATGACGAATGACATGTTACGATTATTTTGTGATTTCACATATTATCTCCTTTTCAATTacccctttctctttctttttctttttcatcttggTTTACTTATCTTTATCAccaatttttctcttctttccatttttgtCTCTCAATTGCAATTATTGGTGATTTGATTCAACTAAGGTAATTAAAAAAGTTAGTGATAAAAACTTTTAAGAGCATTGATCACAAAGGGGACGAGTgaaatttattcaataattaatattaatataactttagattaatatattaacaaaagtatttgattgattaaacAACGAACATTAATTAATACTACAGGTtgagctttatatatatatatatatgtgcgtgtaTAGACacatagagagagggagagagacagcaaaagccaaaaagaaaggGGCGGAACTGAAATTAAACAGTGATTCCTAAAACTCATGTCAGCGAGCACTCCGGAGGAGGCCCCTGAGGAAAGCGTTTCGTGTCGGCGCAGTAATTGTAGATCATGTAATTCTTCTGCGCCCACTTCATCCTCGCCTCCCCCGCGCTGTCCAGCGATTGCCTCAGCCACGAGTCGCCGGACCCGTTCGAATTACACGCCCCAGCCGACGCCGCCGTCCACACGCACGCCTGGGCCGCGAAGTTCCGGTAGGCGGCGGTGAAAGGGGCCTGGCTCCAGTCCGTCTTCACCAGGCCGCCCCTCGTCGCCCAGTCCTCGGCGTCCCACAGGCTCGAGTATATCCACATCGGCTGGCTCTTGGGGAATGGGATCCCCTTCGATTCCAGGTTCTTGAATTGCCTGATCGGAGTTCCGTCCACCGAAAAGCTGATCAAATCACAAGAAGCATTAGATATTGAGTTCAATTTCTTCTGTTTGTGTTGTATTTTCtagggaatatatatatatatacgtatatatgcaGAGAAAGATCGATGTTTTATTACATGATGCTTTGAGGGTTCCATAGAATGGAGTAGGTGTGGAAATCTTTAGTGGGGTCGAACCAGAGATAGAATTGCTGCTCTCTGTTTCCCTTTCCTTGCGTGAACACGTTCGTGTGCAGAACGTAGGGGTCTCCACTTAGGTTGCCAAGAAATTCGAAGTCAATTTCATCGTGGTTCGAACCCAACGAGGACAGCTGCAAAACAGAGACACTACTCTTCAAATAACAGAATTTAGAATGCTAGGTATTTCGAATTATGAATTTCAATGAACTTACGTAGTAGGAGGTGACGGTGCCGGCCGAGTTGCCGGGCACGAGCTTGAGCTGCATGTCAATCTTGCCGAACAAGTACTGGTTCTTGGACTGGAAGCCGGAGCCGGAAGCCTTGTCGAGGGAGAGCGTGAGGAGGCTGCCGCCGTTGAGGATCTTGGCGCGGCCGTCGCCCCACTTGATGTTGAAGTCCTGGTAGAAGTTGCCGGCGgacgccgccgccgccaccagCGAAAGGgccgccaccaccaccacaaGGCCGGAAGTATTACAATGGATAACCATTGTTACAAGTTCAAGAAGCTCTACGAGTTGGTGAATTAAGGAATGGGAGATGGTGAAGTTCTTCGTATAtaccacacatatatatatggtaatGGAGAAGATGAATTAGTGGGTGGGAAACATTGTGCATGGCATGGGATTAATTAGGCGgcttctctttattgttttcaatttgttttaaatttttaatcttttaaaatattaaaaatgtgtttattttattatttttaaaaaatatttttaaaaattaaaaaattaattttttttattattttcaatatttttagtcaaaacacggtgaaaatatcaaaacacGAAAAACAATCCCCCTCTCCCAAATCTCGTACACCCAGCATATCTCGTCTTCTCCTTTTTACATGTAGTCAAATGCAATGACCATCAACAACAGTAGATTTGGTGACGGctatctatctctctccctccccccaATGGCCATCCGTTAACGACCACCAGATCTAATGGCGGCCAGCAGCGACAACGGCAATGACGACCAGCAAAGGCGACGAGCAATAAAGGCGATGGTGACGAGCAGCAATAGCGGCAACGACAACGTGGGTTTCTTCCGGACCGATGATTGCTTCGTGGTTTCTTCAAGGTTTCCTTTGAATTTTGGATTGgaatccaaatttttaaaagtagGCTTGtgggattttgatattttttttatttatcaatgtTTTGGATGATTGATATTGCATACTTAATTAGTTATTGattgtgtatttaatttttaattttagtacgtgcgtatttaattattttgtttatgtgtgtatttagttattaatttatgtatttgattattaatttcgtgtatgtataaaaattatagataaggtaaaattaatagaattaaaatttattaaaataaataaataaaatagtgaataaaatagagaagagaatagtgagtaaaaatatatatttttttaaatttcaaaataaccacatttttaatttttttttaaaataaacacttaaaatataaatataaaaataaatttaaaattaaaaactgaaaacacaaatgaaaatgcagcctaaattttttttttggggggggggggggggggggggtttgattTGGGATCGGAAACAGCTAATGCAAATGACGTAAAGTTAGAgactttgaataaattttttgtaaGCTTCGGTGGGAGAAAGAAAGCGAGAGCGTGCGTTCCTTTGGGAATCCAGCTGTCAGATGCTACTCGAAAGGGGCACCATTGCTTGCCCATATCCGCGTCCGCGCGCCATTAATACGCACCACAGAACAAGCTCCTCCTaattaaacacacacacacgccaACAGAGGTCTTTTTTCCTTCGATTCGGCTGCTTTAAGATTAGTCTCCATCACAACATCGACCGCAACAAGTTGAGTCCTCCTTTTTCGCGTGGGAACACGAAGGAGATTGGCTGGTTCGTGCTGTACGATAATCAGGAAACTTAGGGTCGTCTGTCAGGCAGCTTCCTATGTAAGTTTCAACCTCTTCTGGCTTGTGGGGTTcatatatgaattattatttgCCGGTCCATGACATCAGTCTATTCTGCTCATAAAATACTTGGTAATGATATTCTTCACGGTCTATactcaaagtttaaatttgtGGGTGACGTGGCTgagttatttgtttattttcttaagtTCTCTGTTGGGCCTGCGCTCGACGTGGAGGCAGCTGGCCGGGGCTTATCTGGCTAGCTGGCGGGTGGGTGGGTTGATGGTGAAGCCTGTGGTTATCTTTGGATCAACAGCGATggttctttaattaattaaataatggatTAATGGGGGGATACAAACATCAAGCCAGTGCCCACTCCCCAATGGAACCTCCCccttgactatatatatatatatatatgaaatcaaACACCTTCTGGAGGAGCATCGAGAGTTTTTGACCAAGTTGGTGCTTTAATTGTTTTGAATTCGAAAAGTCCTGCCGTCTGCGGGACAGCCGTCACAACTCGGCATCATATCCTTTGTTTatggatgatatttttttatgtattcctaagttttgattaatatttttatatgaggaCTTGTGACGCTATAATTAATACCATTAgatttaactcaaaattactactATTCGAAAACTATTTTACTTGCTAAGCCAAATAATAGAGTCAAATGTAAATTTCTTCCTCCAATGCTGCTCCTCCCTCAccaaaaatttgacaaaattgaaaactctTGCCATATGTGGCGATCGAAATCGTTAGAGCTATCCTCGTCATCTCTTCCCCCCACAACAACCATCAACATTTGAAAAGGCCCGATCAAACTTGGTGAAGACAAAATTGGCCAGAGCATGCGATGTTACAAACGCGGCAACCAGCAAATCTTGAGAAGATGGTCGGTGAAAACAAGTTATAAGCACAGAAGAAGATTAAACTAGGGTGACGACCACCAGATCTGGTGACGACGGCGACGACCAATGAAAGCGCTCTCAACTGTAACAAAAAAACCTATTTAGAGATTGCAAAGGTACtaagaattaaaagaaataagatcttGTCATGATTTAAtctcatattaataattttgtaaaataatttttgaattcattACTTATACCGAGTCTCATGAATTTAATAGTTACCAAGCTGCAACATCTAACTTTATAAAAGTCAGTCAGACTCTTTGTACAATTCGAACTGATTCGTGACATTTTTGGTTGAACTTGAGGAGGGAGGGAAGAAAGCATGACATATAGAGTGATGCGTGCATGGGGGATAGGTGCGAGCCAACGCAGACTATATATGGCCCACCCAGGCCACATCACACGCAAGCCCGCCAAGACACCCTTCAACTCCGCGTTACGTGTGAGCCAGCGCAATtgaaagaagggagaaaattGTACGAGTATGATTAACTTGATTAAACCTTCTAATTTTGTCTAGGTAGGTTTGCCTGTGATAATGGCATTGTCACAATGTTTAAAATGGCCTAATCCTAAAAGTTGGGTCCCAAGATAAAGAATGCTCAATGAGAGAGGTCTTTCAAAACCAAGTCAAGGcctataattaattttcatgcCCCATCTCAACTACTTCCATTGCATGGATCACCAAACAAGGCGGCCACGGTGTCGGTGTTTAACTagtgaaatatatttttttattgtattactATTGTATCGAACaaagtaattaatttaagaattgaaatttttattgaaatataAGATCTTATTTTCCTCTTTCCTTATAAGgggacgtttgttaaaatgagcaagataaaagATATCAATATGAGGTTGGAATGCATTtcgaatcaagatatgaaatgatcaagataaagctggaaagcattccaaaatttttattaagctgtttgttaaattttttaaaatgcacgaGAGGAcacaaatatcttttttttcttatctataaagatcAGGATATATTTATCTTGAGGGGAATGAGagataagtatattttgaaagatcaagataagggatcattaatgattttttcaaaattttttaaataaacttaacAAACGTATTGGAAATTATAGAAGTTCGGGATGCATTTCATATCTTGACTTtttcattccatatcttgattaataaactTTCCCTAAAAATATATAGTTTAGGACGTGCTTGAGCCCAAAAATTTATAAGACGATCTCCAATACAAGGATTACACAAGAAAAATAcgaataaattataaatttggtaGTGATCAACCCTCGTGGCCTCGTcaatttgttatttataaagATGTGTTTGTATATTTAGCTACACAAAACTTTATTATAAACACTTTGAGATCATCCTTATCTTTATTAGTTAAGAtattcttaataaatttataagtcCCACCATGTTAAACCTCCCCAAGGCAAAGCAATCATGCTTGTTTGTTTGGTTCTCCATAGCCATCATCTACGTTTGTTAAGTTTGGCTAGACTCctttagtttattaattaataatagtaatgttaataattatcttaatcattatcttaattattatcttAGGCACAATAGTTGAGATGACGTAAACAcaattaaatctaaaaataatgttaatcCTTAGAATAATAgctaatattttcattattaataattaattaactttctTCCTCCTTTGAGCAaagagtttttcttttttttttttttaatttgaactcgtgatatttttattacgtaaaaatattattagacaCTAATTGATGATTAAATAACCTCTTAATGAGAATTTAGAGTATTATTATAGATTAATAACAAATTCAAACTTAATCTTATTAACACacaattaaattttcatatatttttatttcatccattctccctcgaaggagaaaaaaaaaataagagtttaAAAAAGAAAGGGATGAAAATTGTTTTCATATATATTGTCTATTCTCTTTCATTCGTTTTTATTTCATTCACTATTTCTTTTCTCGCAAGAATTATTCTTTGGAGGGTGTTCGATAGTTAGggagattaaaaataataaagtaattaaaataaatggtaAATGAATGTGAATAGTTTGAAACTTattcgataaaaaaaaaaatatcatccaatCATCACTCATAAATCAACTTTTAGCTAttttaatagttgaaaattctattttcataGTTGTTATCTATAATGCATAGAAATGTTTTAGGAGTGtcgttttgatatttttgaaacgTTTCCTATATCGATGCTGAGAAACACCAAACAAATATTTCTAAACTATtcatacaaatttaaaaatatttcaatcattttgtaatattaaaaaaatattgaaaacccgTTTCTATTCACGAAaaaattagagacgaaattttttttgtctctaacttaaaatttatgtttatttttaaattaaataattattttttatattaaaaattatattctcaa from Diospyros lotus cultivar Yz01 chromosome 6, ASM1463336v1, whole genome shotgun sequence encodes:
- the LOC127804769 gene encoding uncharacterized protein LOC127804769 isoform X2, translated to MGSRLGRRVVQFANLPIKLLMPTSFTNITEIALKTIPSASKIEIKRVLESLYGFEVDKVRTLNREGKKKKRGGLLIAKPDYKKAYVTLRSPLSISPDLYPIRVIEEDKRALAKESKSKSKSSIVEEGEARSHWLDSKDGNAGRFMPEKSSGSGGRGRAANRSGDGSAKFPWSSMRSSRSQ
- the LOC127804769 gene encoding uncharacterized protein LOC127804769 isoform X1, whose amino-acid sequence is MGSRLGRRVVQFANLPIKLLMPTSFTNITEIALKTIPSASKIEIKRVLESLYGFEVDKVRTLNREGKKKKRGGLLIAKPDYKKAYVTLRSPLSISPDLYPIRVIEEDKRALAKESKSKSKSSIVEEGEARSHWLDSKDGNAGRFMPEKSSGSGGRGRAANRSGDGSAKFPWSSMRSSRQREISNGFI
- the LOC127804769 gene encoding uncharacterized protein LOC127804769 isoform X3, producing the protein MGSRLGRRVVQFANLPIKLLMPTSFTNITEIALKTIPSASKIEIKRVLESLYGFEVDKVRTLNREGKKKKRGGLLIAKPDYKKAYVTLRSPLSISPDLYPIRVIEEDKRALAKESKSKSKSSIVEEGEARSHWLDSKDGNAGRFMPEKSSGSGGRGRAANRSGDGSAKFPWSSMRSSSSP
- the LOC127804769 gene encoding uncharacterized protein LOC127804769 isoform X4; its protein translation is MGSRLGRRVVQFANLPIKLLMPTSFTNITEIALKTIPSASKIEIKRVLESLYGFEVDKVRTLNREGKKKKRGGLLIAKPDYKKAYVTLRSPLSISPDLYPIRVIEEDKRALAKESKSKSKSSIVEEGEARSHWLDSKDGNAGRFMPEKSSGSGGRGRAANRSGDGSAKFPWSSMRSSRAV
- the LOC127804909 gene encoding probable xyloglucan endotransglucosylase/hydrolase protein 23, with translation MVIHCNTSGLVVVVAALSLVAAAASAGNFYQDFNIKWGDGRAKILNGGSLLTLSLDKASGSGFQSKNQYLFGKIDMQLKLVPGNSAGTVTSYYLSSLGSNHDEIDFEFLGNLSGDPYVLHTNVFTQGKGNREQQFYLWFDPTKDFHTYSILWNPQSIIFSVDGTPIRQFKNLESKGIPFPKSQPMWIYSSLWDAEDWATRGGLVKTDWSQAPFTAAYRNFAAQACVWTAASAGACNSNGSGDSWLRQSLDSAGEARMKWAQKNYMIYNYCADTKRFPQGPPPECSLT